A portion of the Aquicoccus sp. G2-2 genome contains these proteins:
- a CDS encoding DUF6324 family protein encodes MGINTERDIEANLQIGPTDNGMVRIFIESAQIEIPMDFEPEEAEEIAEEIRAAAQAARARK; translated from the coding sequence ATGGGCATCAACACCGAACGCGATATCGAGGCCAATCTTCAGATCGGCCCGACGGATAACGGCATGGTGCGCATTTTCATCGAATCCGCGCAAATCGAGATTCCGATGGATTTCGAGCCGGAAGAGGCCGAAGAGATAGCCGAGGAAATTCGCGCCGCCGCACAGGCTGCCCGCGCCCGGAAATAG